In one window of Gammaproteobacteria bacterium DNA:
- a CDS encoding P-II family nitrogen regulator: MKKVEAIIKPFKLDDVREALAEIDVTGMTVSEVKGFGRQKGHTELYRGAEYMVDFLPKVKLEIVIDDEALDRCIEVILAAAHTGKIGDGKIFVTNIERVIRIRTSEENEDAI; this comes from the coding sequence ATGAAAAAAGTAGAAGCAATCATTAAACCTTTTAAGCTTGATGATGTTCGTGAAGCATTAGCCGAGATTGACGTGACGGGCATGACTGTATCAGAAGTGAAAGGATTCGGACGTCAAAAAGGTCATACCGAGTTATACCGTGGTGCAGAATATATGGTTGACTTTTTACCTAAGGTTAAACTTGAAATTGTGATCGACGATGAGGCTCTCGATCGCTGCATTGAAGTTATTTTAGCCGCTGCTCATACCGGAAAGATTGGTGATGGTAAAATATTTGTGACCAATATTGAGCGAGTCATTAGAATTAGAACCAGCGAAGAAAACGAAGACGCGATTTAG
- a CDS encoding chemotaxis protein CheX: MNAEFINPFLDSLMNVLETMASTKLKPGKPMLKKGSLAHGDVSGLIGMVGPNTKGSLSISFDEPLALAIMQGMLGENPGKLNEEVTDMVGEITNMVAGGAKNLLGQKGYDFNMATPIVVSGKDHNITHQFDGPKIMIPFSAEHGKAVIEICFAKTP, from the coding sequence ATGAACGCTGAATTTATTAACCCATTCTTAGATTCGCTAATGAATGTGCTAGAAACAATGGCATCAACCAAGTTAAAACCAGGCAAGCCAATGTTGAAAAAAGGCTCATTAGCACACGGTGATGTTTCTGGTTTAATAGGTATGGTCGGTCCAAATACTAAAGGTTCATTGTCAATTTCATTTGATGAACCTCTTGCTTTGGCTATTATGCAAGGCATGCTCGGGGAAAACCCAGGCAAGCTTAATGAAGAAGTGACCGATATGGTTGGTGAAATAACTAACATGGTAGCGGGTGGCGCGAAAAACCTGTTAGGCCAAAAAGGCTATGACTTTAACATGGCAACGCCAATTGTAGTCTCTGGTAAAGATCATAATATTACCCACCAGTTTGACGGCCCTAAGATTATGATCCCGTTCAGTGCTGAACACGGCAAAGCTGTGATTGAAATTTGTTTTGCAAAAACCCCGTAA